A single genomic interval of Candidatus Bipolaricaulis anaerobius harbors:
- a CDS encoding NAD+ synthase — translation MRIAVGQFNPTVGDFPGNRERILRQVAQARQQGADLAIFPEHALLGYPPRDLLHRPGFLDAADREFAAIVEASRDIAIVIGHIARAGTRPATKADPSAAAFGGDLLLHNAAFLLADGNVVGHQAKHELPSFDVFEEERYFTRGTEIVVLEWQGLRLGLSVCEDFWHEGGVLAAQAGAGVDLLINVSASPYFRGKPLLRYALARGWAERAAVPFAYANLVGGQDELVFDGGSFALRPDGAFLLSAPRFAEGLYLFDTAAPPVAPPRPDGMDCVREALVVGIRDYIEKNGIRGVVVGISGGVDSAVVAALACQALGPERVVGTFFPSPYTAAESAQEARYLARTLGIRWVEIPIEPIVASFSEALSSHIPVVGLTAENLQARVRGVLWMALANAMGYVVLSCGNKSEIATGYNTLYGDTVGALAPIGDLVKAEVYELAHLINAQAPCLLIPEGTLSRPPSAELRPNQRDDEDLPPYDVLDPIVRALVVENRSWDELTRSFDEGIARDVARRLRASEHKRRQFPLVLKVSPKAFGMGRRFPITHRFAG, via the coding sequence GTGAGGATCGCCGTGGGCCAGTTCAACCCCACCGTGGGCGACTTCCCTGGGAACCGGGAGCGGATCCTGCGGCAGGTCGCCCAAGCGCGGCAGCAGGGCGCAGACCTCGCCATCTTCCCGGAACACGCCCTCCTCGGCTACCCGCCACGGGATCTCCTCCATCGCCCGGGGTTCCTCGATGCGGCGGACCGGGAGTTCGCTGCGATCGTGGAGGCGAGCCGCGACATCGCCATCGTGATTGGCCACATCGCCCGCGCTGGGACGCGGCCCGCCACCAAGGCCGACCCATCGGCGGCCGCGTTCGGGGGCGATCTCCTCCTCCACAACGCCGCGTTCCTCCTCGCCGACGGCAACGTCGTCGGGCACCAGGCGAAGCATGAGCTTCCCTCGTTCGATGTGTTCGAGGAGGAGCGGTACTTCACCCGTGGCACGGAGATCGTCGTGCTCGAATGGCAGGGCCTGCGCCTCGGGCTGTCGGTGTGCGAGGACTTCTGGCACGAGGGAGGGGTGCTCGCCGCCCAAGCGGGAGCGGGGGTGGATCTCCTCATCAACGTGTCGGCCTCCCCCTACTTCCGCGGCAAGCCCCTCCTCCGCTACGCCCTCGCCCGGGGATGGGCGGAACGGGCCGCTGTCCCGTTCGCCTACGCGAACCTGGTGGGGGGACAGGACGAGCTCGTGTTCGATGGCGGATCGTTCGCACTTCGGCCCGACGGGGCGTTCCTCCTCTCCGCCCCGCGGTTCGCTGAGGGGTTGTACCTGTTTGACACCGCTGCTCCTCCGGTAGCGCCCCCCCGCCCGGACGGGATGGACTGTGTGCGCGAGGCGTTGGTGGTGGGCATCCGGGACTACATTGAGAAGAACGGGATCCGGGGCGTCGTGGTCGGGATCTCGGGCGGGGTGGACTCGGCGGTCGTGGCGGCGCTTGCCTGCCAGGCGCTGGGGCCAGAACGGGTCGTGGGGACGTTCTTCCCGAGCCCGTACACCGCAGCCGAATCCGCACAGGAAGCGCGCTACCTTGCGAGGACCCTCGGGATCCGCTGGGTGGAGATCCCCATCGAGCCGATCGTGGCCTCCTTCAGCGAAGCCCTCTCCTCGCACATCCCCGTGGTCGGCCTAACCGCCGAAAACCTGCAGGCGAGGGTGCGGGGGGTCCTGTGGATGGCGCTCGCCAACGCGATGGGCTACGTTGTCCTCTCCTGCGGGAACAAATCAGAGATCGCCACCGGGTACAACACGCTCTATGGGGACACGGTGGGGGCGCTGGCCCCGATCGGGGACCTCGTCAAGGCCGAGGTGTACGAACTCGCCCACCTCATCAACGCGCAGGCCCCGTGCCTCCTCATCCCGGAGGGGACCCTCTCCCGCCCCCCCTCCGCCGAGCTGCGCCCGAACCAGCGGGACGACGAGGACCTGCCTCCCTACGACGTGCTGGATCCGATCGTGCGCGCGCTCGTTGTGGAGAACCGGTCTTGGGATGAGCTCACCCGTTCGTTCGACGAAGGCATCGCTCGGGACGTCGCCCGCCGCCTCCGCGCCTCGGAACACAAGCGGCGACAGTTCCCCCTCGTCCTCAAGGTGTCACCGAAGGCGTTCGGGATGGGCCGCCGGTTCCCCATCACCCACCGCTTTGCGGGGTGA